In Candidatus Dormiibacterota bacterium, the DNA window TCGGAAACGAAGCCGCGCTCCATGATGCCCTTCTCGGCGAAGAGACGACGAACGGTTTCGCTCGGCTGTGCTCCCTTAGCGAGCCATTCCTTCGCTTTTTCGGCGTTGACTTCAACCGTCTTGGGCTCCGTACGCGGATTGTAATGGCCCAGGATTTCGATGAAGCGTCCGTCGCGAGGCGAACGC includes these proteins:
- the rpsP gene encoding 30S ribosomal protein S16 produces the protein MVKIRLRRMGAKKQPTYRFVVADSRSPRDGRFIEILGHYNPRTEPKTVEVNAEKAKEWLAKGAQPSETVRRLFAEKGIMERGFVSDVKRKPKNEGKE